A single window of Usitatibacter rugosus DNA harbors:
- a CDS encoding amidase, whose protein sequence is MSGVRDTVGAFVPHGHFRIEGARLGPLSGLTFLAKDLYDVAGHPTGAGNPTWLATHPVPAKHAALVGRLLAAGATLVGKTITDELAYSTHGDNVHYGTPVNVNAPGRVPGGSSSGSGAAAAARLADFALGSDTGGSVRIPASFCGVWGIRPTHGLVPDEGVVNLAPSYDTCGWLAAEAGTFERVANALLPPAPAFTQAFILEDAWALADPEVQPLLESVAAAVARLVGPPRRIRICDSDLESWRKTYLGVSAYEAWQVHGAWIEAAKPVFGPAIGQRFAYAKTVTDGDFAAATRERERIATHVHAVIGSGGVAILPSTAGPAPRVDASPEEVDAFRMRMLRITSIAGHARLPQVSMPLRGSSGLPIGISLMGPAGSDRALVALALEVARNN, encoded by the coding sequence ATGAGCGGCGTGCGCGATACCGTCGGCGCGTTCGTTCCGCATGGCCACTTCCGCATCGAGGGCGCCAGGCTCGGGCCGCTCTCGGGCCTCACGTTCCTCGCCAAGGATCTCTACGACGTCGCGGGTCATCCCACCGGTGCGGGCAATCCCACGTGGCTCGCGACGCACCCCGTGCCCGCAAAGCACGCCGCATTGGTCGGGCGGCTGCTCGCGGCCGGCGCGACGCTCGTGGGCAAGACGATCACCGACGAGCTCGCCTACAGCACGCACGGCGACAACGTGCACTACGGAACGCCGGTGAACGTGAATGCGCCGGGCCGAGTACCCGGCGGCTCGTCGTCGGGCTCCGGCGCGGCCGCGGCCGCTCGCCTCGCCGATTTCGCGCTCGGGAGCGACACCGGCGGATCGGTCCGCATTCCCGCCTCGTTCTGCGGCGTGTGGGGCATCCGCCCGACCCATGGCCTCGTGCCGGACGAAGGCGTCGTGAACCTCGCCCCGAGCTACGACACGTGCGGATGGCTCGCCGCCGAAGCCGGAACGTTCGAGCGCGTGGCGAATGCGCTGCTGCCTCCGGCGCCCGCCTTCACGCAAGCCTTCATCCTCGAGGACGCATGGGCGCTCGCGGACCCGGAGGTGCAGCCGTTGCTCGAATCGGTGGCCGCGGCCGTGGCGCGTCTCGTGGGGCCACCGCGGCGCATCAGGATCTGCGACTCCGACCTCGAGTCCTGGCGCAAGACCTACCTCGGCGTGTCGGCGTACGAGGCGTGGCAAGTGCACGGTGCGTGGATCGAAGCCGCGAAGCCGGTGTTCGGCCCGGCGATCGGGCAGCGCTTCGCCTACGCCAAGACCGTGACCGATGGGGACTTCGCCGCAGCGACTCGCGAGCGCGAACGCATCGCGACGCACGTGCATGCCGTGATCGGTTCCGGCGGCGTGGCGATCCTTCCCAGTACGGCAGGCCCCGCCCCTCGCGTCGACGCGTCGCCCGAAGAGGTCGATGCGTTCCGCATGCGTATGCTGAGGATCACGAGCATCGCCGGACATGCACGCTTGCCGCAGGTGAGCATGCCGCTTCGCGGATCGTCCGGATTGCCGATCGGCATTTCGCTGATGGGTCCGGCGGGCTCCGATCGTGCCCTCGTGGCCCTCGCCCTCGAAGTGGCCCGAAACAACTAG
- a CDS encoding universal stress protein translates to MSKRIVLIPVDGSAHGLAAVRRVARDDRESLLRVELLHVAPLFNRRVSQWTALEQRDAWRAERSARALEPAQRILREAGIANEAHAAAGPVAETIAKTARQLRVDEIVIGSRRQSPWARMLGASLSSRLLEHSGVPVRVVPATDTAELGRLVLPVGLGLAALAMLAAD, encoded by the coding sequence GTGAGCAAGCGCATCGTCCTCATTCCGGTCGACGGCAGCGCGCACGGCCTGGCGGCGGTGCGCCGAGTCGCGCGTGATGACCGCGAGTCGCTGCTGCGCGTGGAGCTCCTCCACGTGGCACCGCTCTTCAACCGCCGCGTCTCGCAGTGGACGGCCCTCGAGCAACGCGATGCATGGCGTGCCGAACGGTCCGCGCGCGCCCTCGAGCCCGCGCAGCGCATCCTCCGCGAGGCCGGCATCGCCAACGAAGCGCATGCCGCCGCAGGCCCCGTCGCCGAGACGATCGCGAAGACCGCGAGGCAATTGCGCGTCGACGAGATCGTGATCGGCAGCCGCCGGCAGAGCCCGTGGGCGCGGATGCTCGGCGCCTCGCTCAGCTCGCGCCTGCTCGAGCACTCGGGCGTTCCCGTGCGCGTGGTGCCCGCGACGGACACCGCGGAGCTGGGCCGCCTCGTGCTCCCCGTGGGCCTCGGCCTCGCGGCCCTCGCCATGCTGGCTGCCGACTGA
- a CDS encoding putative bifunctional diguanylate cyclase/phosphodiesterase: MDNLQARLAEFESLVESAQGQLDLVVAAMDHLEPGVVLYGADDRVVFCNKRFREIYAEVADLLIPGTPYSEIARAYYRRGFESRTGLSEEEYVRARLDYHLNPDERDYEFLHGDKYWLLISDRKTKDGGVIGFRVDITARKRAEQQREASEARFKSLLEMSSDWYWEQDAQFRFTMMSQGLANLGEVPESLVGRARWEQGYGGLTEDQWVAHRRQLEAREPFRGFEFTFMRSSGEERWVSVSGEPVFDNAGRFTGYRGVGTDVTERKRYEAKIRELADYDFLTGLPNRSLLAARFGHAVRSSDRTGQPMALAFIDLDRFKTINDSLGHHVGDRLLKQIATRLVHVVRATDTVCRHGGDEFLVLLPEVGSAEKAAHVASEIARELSNPYDVEGYELVVTPSIGISLYPADGAELPVLIRNADAAMYHSKAMGRNQCSFFKEEMNARISERLILENSMRRGLAREEFYLEYQPIYALGAGRPIVGAEALLRWRHPEMGIVPPARFIPIAEDSGLILDIGEWVIREACRQSRTWTAAGLREIPVRVNLSGIQLRQKNLLDVLQRAMQDYGRKPAQIEFEVTESVLLSEVEMATGVLEALSRQGFKLAIDDFGTGYSSLSYLKRLHVDKLKVDKSFIHDISIDERGAALTRGIIGLAKSLNLRVVGEGVETAQQLAFLTANGCDEAQGFYFSVPLSAPALAEKLRDSRPS, from the coding sequence GTGGACAACCTCCAGGCACGGCTTGCCGAATTCGAGTCGCTGGTCGAATCGGCCCAGGGCCAGCTCGACCTGGTGGTCGCGGCCATGGACCACCTCGAGCCCGGGGTGGTGCTCTACGGGGCCGACGACCGCGTCGTCTTCTGCAACAAGCGCTTCCGCGAGATCTATGCGGAAGTGGCCGACCTCCTCATCCCCGGTACGCCCTACTCGGAAATCGCGCGCGCGTACTACCGGCGTGGCTTCGAGTCGCGCACCGGACTCTCCGAGGAGGAATACGTCCGCGCGCGCCTGGACTACCACCTCAATCCCGACGAGCGCGACTACGAGTTCCTCCACGGCGACAAGTACTGGCTGCTGATCTCCGACCGCAAGACGAAGGACGGCGGCGTGATCGGCTTTCGCGTCGACATCACCGCGAGGAAGCGCGCCGAGCAGCAGCGCGAGGCGAGCGAGGCGCGCTTCAAGAGCCTGCTCGAGATGTCGTCCGACTGGTACTGGGAGCAGGACGCGCAGTTCCGCTTCACGATGATGTCGCAGGGCCTCGCCAACCTGGGCGAGGTGCCCGAAAGCCTCGTAGGCCGCGCGCGCTGGGAGCAGGGCTACGGCGGCCTCACCGAGGACCAGTGGGTGGCCCACCGGCGGCAGCTCGAGGCGCGCGAGCCCTTCCGCGGCTTCGAGTTCACCTTCATGCGGTCCTCCGGCGAGGAGCGCTGGGTTTCGGTGTCGGGCGAGCCGGTGTTCGACAACGCCGGGCGCTTCACGGGCTATCGCGGCGTGGGAACGGACGTCACCGAGCGCAAGCGCTACGAAGCGAAGATCCGCGAGCTCGCCGACTATGACTTCCTCACCGGGCTGCCCAACCGCAGCCTGCTGGCCGCGCGCTTCGGCCACGCGGTGCGCTCGTCGGACCGCACGGGACAGCCGATGGCGCTCGCGTTCATCGACCTCGATCGTTTCAAGACCATCAACGATTCGCTCGGCCACCACGTGGGCGATCGCCTCCTGAAGCAGATCGCCACGCGGCTGGTGCACGTGGTGCGCGCCACCGACACGGTCTGCCGCCACGGGGGCGACGAGTTCCTCGTGCTGCTGCCCGAGGTGGGGAGCGCGGAGAAAGCGGCGCACGTGGCCTCGGAGATCGCGCGCGAGCTCTCCAATCCCTACGACGTCGAAGGCTACGAGCTCGTGGTCACGCCCTCGATCGGCATCAGCCTCTATCCCGCGGACGGCGCGGAGCTGCCGGTGCTGATCCGCAACGCCGACGCGGCGATGTACCACTCGAAGGCGATGGGCAGGAACCAGTGCAGCTTCTTCAAGGAGGAGATGAACGCGCGCATCTCCGAGCGCCTCATCCTCGAGAACAGCATGCGCCGCGGCCTCGCGCGCGAGGAGTTCTACCTCGAATACCAGCCGATCTACGCGCTGGGCGCGGGCCGTCCCATCGTCGGCGCCGAGGCGCTGCTGCGCTGGCGCCATCCCGAGATGGGCATCGTGCCGCCCGCGCGCTTCATCCCCATCGCCGAGGATTCGGGGCTGATCCTCGACATCGGCGAGTGGGTGATCCGCGAGGCGTGCCGGCAGAGCCGCACGTGGACCGCGGCGGGACTGCGCGAGATCCCGGTGCGCGTGAACCTCTCGGGGATCCAGCTTCGGCAGAAGAACCTGCTCGACGTGCTGCAAAGGGCGATGCAGGACTACGGCCGCAAGCCCGCGCAGATCGAGTTCGAGGTGACCGAGAGCGTGCTGCTCTCCGAGGTCGAGATGGCCACCGGCGTGCTCGAGGCACTTTCGCGCCAGGGCTTCAAGCTCGCCATCGACGACTTCGGCACCGGCTACTCGAGCCTCTCGTACCTGAAGCGCCTGCACGTGGACAAGCTCAAGGTGGACAAGTCCTTCATCCACGACATCTCGATCGACGAGCGCGGAGCCGCGTTGACGCGCGGCATCATCGGCCTTGCGAAGAGCCTCAATTTGCGCGTGGTCGGCGAGGGCGTGGAGACGGCGCAGCAGCTCGCGTTCCTCACCGCGAACGGCTGCGACGAGGCCCAGGGCTTCTACTTCTCGGTGCCGCTCAGCGCCCCGGCGCTCGCCGAGAAGCTGCGCGACTCGCGCCCCTCGTAA
- a CDS encoding GlcG/HbpS family heme-binding protein: protein MAACEATAAKNGWKVVIAIVDDGGHAVLLQRLDGAQWSSIETALGKARAAVAWKRPTRILEEMVNGGRSAFLSVPGPFAMLQGGVPLESEGAIVGAIGVSGVKASDDEIVAMAGAAVIAG, encoded by the coding sequence ATGGCGGCCTGCGAGGCGACGGCGGCGAAGAACGGCTGGAAGGTCGTGATCGCGATCGTCGATGACGGCGGCCACGCGGTCCTCTTGCAGCGGCTGGACGGTGCGCAGTGGTCTTCCATCGAGACCGCGCTCGGCAAGGCGCGCGCCGCGGTCGCGTGGAAGCGGCCGACGCGAATCCTCGAGGAGATGGTGAACGGCGGCCGCAGTGCGTTCCTCTCGGTGCCGGGACCCTTCGCCATGCTGCAGGGCGGCGTGCCGCTCGAATCGGAGGGCGCCATCGTCGGCGCGATCGGCGTCTCGGGCGTGAAGGCCTCGGATGACGAGATCGTCGCGATGGCCGGCGCGGCCGTCATCGCCGGGTAA
- a CDS encoding helix-turn-helix domain-containing protein: MAFEACVRHGSVTRAAEELSLAQPTISGHLRKLTDTLGEPLLQHRCGRMEPTDTGRRLALLCEDIYAAFDRFESQRDLAPQMMPATARVAMTGAGLRLTLDVEGMPGAVSSALPPPEEANDGTAPEEDPLPGGGTRGDGGLRGDGGEERLEGRDRDRR; the protein is encoded by the coding sequence ATGGCCTTCGAGGCGTGCGTGCGCCATGGCAGCGTCACGCGTGCCGCCGAGGAGCTGTCGCTCGCGCAGCCCACGATCTCGGGACACCTGCGCAAGCTCACCGATACCCTGGGCGAGCCGCTGTTGCAGCATCGCTGCGGCCGCATGGAGCCCACCGACACCGGGCGCAGGCTCGCCCTCCTCTGCGAGGACATCTACGCGGCCTTCGATCGCTTCGAGTCGCAGCGCGATCTCGCGCCGCAGATGATGCCGGCCACGGCACGCGTCGCGATGACCGGCGCGGGGTTGCGCCTCACGCTCGACGTGGAGGGCATGCCCGGGGCGGTATCATCCGCGCTCCCGCCCCCCGAGGAAGCGAACGATGGAACTGCCCCTGAAGAAGACCCTCTCCCTGGAGGCGGCACGCGCGGCGATGGCGGCCTGCGAGGCGACGGCGGCGAAGAACGGCTGGAAGGTCGTGATCGCGATCGTCGATGA
- a CDS encoding glutathione S-transferase family protein encodes MTLKIYGAPRSRAFRVLWAAEELGIPYEHIPTDFQDGSKKPEFLAINPNGRIPAIDDGGFHLFESLAITMYLAKKHGGAKLYPATPEAEACLWQWSLWGANEIELPLVQWIGNRYVLPPDKRSETIAAEAEAKLPRPLAVLDAHLANRQYMVGDAFTIADLNVASLLYTAWFNKADLSRWPNVKAWLDRILARPGALKARKLREV; translated from the coding sequence ATGACCCTCAAAATCTACGGCGCACCCCGCTCCCGCGCCTTCCGCGTCCTTTGGGCGGCGGAGGAGCTCGGCATTCCCTACGAGCACATCCCCACGGATTTCCAGGACGGCAGCAAGAAGCCGGAATTCCTCGCGATCAATCCGAACGGCCGCATTCCCGCCATCGACGACGGCGGCTTCCACCTGTTCGAATCGCTCGCGATCACGATGTACCTCGCCAAGAAGCACGGCGGCGCGAAGCTCTATCCGGCCACGCCGGAGGCCGAGGCCTGCCTGTGGCAATGGAGCCTGTGGGGCGCCAACGAGATCGAGCTCCCGCTCGTGCAGTGGATCGGCAACCGCTACGTGCTGCCGCCTGACAAGCGCAGCGAGACGATCGCGGCCGAGGCCGAGGCAAAGCTGCCGCGCCCGCTCGCCGTGCTCGATGCGCACCTCGCCAATCGCCAGTACATGGTGGGCGATGCCTTCACCATCGCCGATCTCAACGTCGCGTCGTTGCTGTACACCGCCTGGTTCAACAAGGCCGACCTCTCGCGCTGGCCGAACGTGAAGGCCTGGCTCGACCGGATCCTCGCGCGCCCCGGAGCGTTGAAGGCGCGCAAGCTGCGGGAGGTGTGA
- a CDS encoding nuclear transport factor 2 family protein, whose protein sequence is MPNDIPADPAKLVETYLRTLMIPDPVGARRFIAPGVEIVFTGARPMRDPSECAAFNAKRYRWVKKRFEHTHVVAGGTPAHTVVYNTGTLHGEWPDGSAFEGNRYVDRYTLANGLIVRMEVWNDSGELLLLRAGIAA, encoded by the coding sequence ATGCCCAACGACATTCCCGCCGATCCCGCCAAGCTGGTCGAGACTTACCTGCGCACCCTGATGATCCCGGACCCGGTCGGCGCGAGGCGATTCATCGCCCCCGGCGTCGAGATCGTGTTCACCGGAGCCCGGCCGATGCGCGATCCCTCCGAATGCGCGGCGTTCAACGCGAAACGCTACCGCTGGGTGAAGAAGCGCTTCGAGCACACGCACGTGGTCGCCGGAGGCACGCCCGCGCACACGGTCGTCTACAACACCGGCACGCTCCACGGCGAATGGCCGGACGGCTCCGCCTTCGAAGGCAACCGCTACGTGGACCGCTACACGCTCGCGAATGGGCTGATCGTCCGCATGGAAGTATGGAATGACAGCGGCGAGCTCCTGCTGCTTCGCGCGGGAATCGCGGCATGA
- a CDS encoding disulfide bond formation protein B: MLARLSPRAVFGALFVACAGLIGLAVWMSEAYALTPCPMCILQRYAFAAIGLVALAGTIHGPKGPWGVRFYAGLVALLAIVGGGTSIRHSYVQHFPPEGGSCGVELDYLVNTFPIGEALPKIFQGSGDCSKVDWTMLGLSIPEWALVWFVIFLATALWVGFFRKARA; this comes from the coding sequence ATGCTCGCCCGACTCTCGCCGCGCGCCGTCTTCGGCGCCCTCTTCGTCGCCTGTGCGGGCCTCATCGGACTCGCGGTGTGGATGTCCGAGGCCTACGCGCTCACGCCCTGCCCGATGTGCATCCTGCAGCGCTACGCGTTCGCCGCGATCGGCCTCGTGGCGCTCGCCGGAACGATCCATGGGCCGAAGGGCCCGTGGGGCGTGCGTTTCTATGCGGGCCTCGTGGCGCTGCTCGCGATCGTGGGCGGCGGCACTTCGATCCGCCATTCCTACGTGCAGCATTTCCCGCCGGAAGGCGGCTCGTGCGGCGTGGAGCTCGACTACCTCGTCAACACCTTCCCGATCGGCGAGGCGCTGCCGAAGATCTTCCAGGGCTCGGGCGATTGCTCGAAGGTCGACTGGACGATGCTGGGCCTCTCCATTCCGGAGTGGGCGCTGGTGTGGTTCGTGATCTTCCTCGCGACGGCGCTCTGGGTCGGCTTCTTCCGCAAGGCCCGCGCTTG
- a CDS encoding transposase produces MHVIVRGNDRQDTFRTEGDRLFFHRCLTELSRETGVDVHAYVLMANHVHLLVTGRDSAAVPDLVQRLGRRYVGYFNYLHKRTGTLWEGRYKATLVEAERYFLTCQRYVELNPVRAGIAGHPANFRWSSHRRLALGCSDDLVTPHSLYENLGDDESSRQLAYRALFEVDLDADTLERIRSTAQKGWVLGDPDFQARVEGRGNRRSAPRPRGRPRKNPELT; encoded by the coding sequence ATGCATGTGATCGTGCGAGGAAACGACCGCCAGGACACATTCCGCACCGAGGGCGATCGCCTGTTCTTCCACCGCTGCCTTACAGAGCTTTCGCGCGAAACCGGGGTCGATGTGCATGCCTATGTCCTGATGGCGAATCACGTCCACCTTCTGGTCACGGGACGCGACTCAGCCGCCGTCCCAGACCTCGTGCAACGGCTTGGGCGGCGCTACGTGGGCTACTTCAATTACCTTCACAAACGAACAGGCACATTGTGGGAAGGACGCTACAAGGCGACGCTTGTCGAGGCCGAGCGCTACTTTCTCACCTGCCAGCGATACGTAGAACTCAATCCGGTCCGTGCAGGAATCGCCGGCCATCCCGCGAACTTCCGCTGGTCGAGTCATCGGCGCCTGGCCTTGGGTTGCTCCGATGACCTCGTTACGCCGCACTCCCTCTACGAGAACCTCGGCGATGACGAAAGCTCGCGACAACTCGCCTATCGGGCACTTTTCGAGGTGGACCTCGATGCCGATACGCTTGAGCGCATTCGCTCCACTGCGCAAAAGGGATGGGTGCTGGGGGATCCGGACTTCCAGGCCCGCGTCGAGGGGCGAGGCAATCGCCGCTCCGCGCCACGTCCCCGCGGCCGCCCTCGGAAAAATCCCGAATTAACCTAA
- a CDS encoding amidase, whose translation MDLHALGLLDALRALREGRITVMDLIGACSRRISALDSEIRAWEWFEPSRAMAEAEERGGGILGDLPLFGIPVGVKDIINTRGIPTRYGTPIFASHVPTTSAAAVRRLEALGGIVMGKTVTTEFAFRHPGKTRNPWNTAHTPGGSSSGSAAAVAAGFVPVAIGTQTLGSVIRPAAFCGVVGYKPTFGAISRTGVHPFSSTLDTVGVFARSVDDAAWFAACLMGPDSRDEATLVRGAQHTLAVPLEPLAQAPRLAVVKTAKWPLASEIQQANFNEVVATLKDAGAPVREVPLPRAFEDAWEVVMTIMASDAVKSFALVESRHRVRLSPALTELLDRGHRVTPEQYAKARTKREDYKRWLDGLFDGADAILTVPAPGEAPEGHANTGNASFNSLWTQTGLPAITIPSGRGPRGLPLGLQIVGRYREDQRALQVARWCELTLGVNLGLAGD comes from the coding sequence ATGGACCTCCACGCCCTTGGCCTCCTCGACGCGCTGCGCGCCCTCCGGGAGGGCCGCATCACGGTGATGGACCTCATCGGCGCTTGTTCCCGGCGGATCTCCGCGCTCGATTCCGAGATCCGGGCCTGGGAATGGTTCGAACCCTCGCGTGCGATGGCCGAAGCGGAAGAGCGCGGCGGCGGCATCCTCGGCGACCTCCCGCTCTTCGGCATTCCCGTCGGCGTGAAGGACATCATCAACACCCGCGGCATCCCCACGCGATATGGCACGCCGATCTTCGCGAGCCACGTGCCGACGACCTCCGCGGCCGCGGTGCGCCGCCTGGAAGCGTTGGGCGGGATCGTGATGGGCAAGACCGTCACGACGGAGTTCGCGTTCCGCCATCCGGGCAAGACGCGCAATCCGTGGAACACCGCGCATACGCCGGGCGGCTCTTCGTCCGGTTCGGCGGCCGCGGTCGCCGCGGGCTTCGTTCCCGTCGCGATCGGCACGCAGACCCTGGGCTCGGTGATCCGCCCCGCGGCCTTCTGCGGCGTGGTGGGCTACAAGCCGACGTTCGGCGCGATCTCGCGCACCGGCGTGCATCCCTTCAGCTCGACGCTCGACACGGTCGGCGTCTTCGCGCGCAGCGTGGACGATGCGGCCTGGTTCGCCGCCTGCCTCATGGGCCCCGATTCGCGCGACGAGGCCACGCTCGTGCGCGGAGCGCAACACACGCTCGCCGTGCCGCTCGAGCCGCTCGCGCAGGCTCCGCGCCTCGCGGTGGTGAAGACGGCGAAATGGCCGCTCGCCTCCGAGATCCAGCAGGCCAACTTCAACGAGGTGGTCGCAACGCTCAAGGACGCCGGCGCTCCGGTGCGCGAAGTGCCGCTGCCGCGCGCCTTCGAGGACGCGTGGGAAGTCGTGATGACCATCATGGCGAGCGACGCGGTCAAGAGCTTCGCGCTCGTCGAGTCGCGACACCGCGTGCGCCTCTCGCCCGCGCTGACCGAGCTGCTCGACCGCGGCCATCGCGTGACGCCCGAGCAGTACGCGAAGGCGCGCACGAAGCGCGAGGACTACAAGCGCTGGCTGGACGGCCTCTTCGACGGCGCCGATGCGATCCTCACCGTGCCCGCGCCGGGCGAGGCGCCCGAGGGCCACGCGAACACCGGCAACGCGAGCTTCAACTCGCTCTGGACGCAGACGGGATTGCCCGCGATCACGATCCCTTCCGGCCGCGGACCGCGCGGGCTGCCGCTCGGCCTGCAGATCGTCGGGCGCTACCGGGAAGACCAACGCGCGCTTCAGGTAGCGCGCTGGTGCGAGCTCACCCTGGGCGTGAACCTGGGGCTGGCCGGCGACTGA
- a CDS encoding TerC family protein gives MDILSPDFLSALVAIIVIDLALAGDNAIVIALAARNLPPALQKRAILWGTVGAIAVRIAMTMAVVWLLGIPGLMAIGGAVLVWIAWKLLKGGSGEHEIKSATTFWAAMQTIVIADAAMGLDNVLAVAGAAHGSFTLVVIGLLISVPIVVWGSTMILKWVEKFPWLVHIGVAVLAWTAAKMIVSEPVLQPWFATRQEFAIALHVLVIGGVFASVMLPRRMARS, from the coding sequence ATGGACATTCTCTCGCCCGACTTCCTCTCCGCGCTCGTCGCCATCATCGTGATCGATCTCGCCCTCGCCGGCGACAACGCGATCGTGATCGCCCTGGCGGCGCGCAACCTTCCTCCCGCATTGCAGAAGCGCGCGATCCTCTGGGGCACGGTGGGCGCCATCGCAGTGCGAATCGCGATGACGATGGCCGTGGTGTGGCTGCTCGGCATTCCCGGCCTCATGGCGATCGGCGGCGCGGTGCTGGTGTGGATCGCGTGGAAGCTCTTGAAGGGCGGAAGCGGCGAACACGAGATCAAGTCGGCCACCACCTTCTGGGCTGCGATGCAGACCATCGTGATCGCCGATGCCGCGATGGGCCTCGACAATGTGCTCGCGGTCGCGGGCGCGGCGCACGGCTCCTTCACGCTCGTCGTGATCGGCCTCCTCATCAGCGTGCCGATCGTCGTGTGGGGTTCGACGATGATCTTGAAGTGGGTCGAGAAATTCCCGTGGCTCGTGCACATCGGCGTGGCGGTGCTCGCATGGACCGCGGCGAAGATGATCGTGAGCGAGCCGGTGCTGCAGCCGTGGTTCGCGACGCGCCAGGAATTCGCGATCGCGCTCCATGTCCTCGTGATCGGCGGCGTGTTCGCCTCGGTGATGCTGCCGCGCCGGATGGCCCGCTCGTGA
- a CDS encoding polysaccharide deacetylase family protein: MSKLPSHERYPYSAITKRPEYTWPGGQRLAVYLGLNLEHFSFGEGLGAVLGPASPHPDVLNHSWREYGNRVGAWRMLDLFETLKVPAGVILNTAMYDHAPELVEAFAKRGDEMIGHGHTNSHRQGALAEDEERALLVSCRERIAKASGKAPRGWLSPWISESAVTPDLLAETGYRYTLNWCHDDQPSRFATRTGALWSIPYPQELNDIPMIMARQMDARDFCDLIVDNFDEMLEQSTGQPLVMGIAMHAYILGQPYRLRHLRRALQHIAAAKNAWITTPGAILDHVESLPDGVVA; the protein is encoded by the coding sequence ATGAGCAAGCTGCCATCCCACGAGCGCTATCCGTACTCCGCCATCACGAAGCGGCCCGAGTACACGTGGCCGGGCGGACAGCGGCTCGCCGTTTACCTCGGCTTGAACCTCGAGCACTTCTCGTTCGGCGAGGGCCTGGGCGCCGTGCTCGGCCCCGCCTCGCCGCATCCGGACGTGCTCAATCACTCGTGGCGTGAGTACGGCAACCGCGTCGGTGCCTGGCGCATGCTCGATCTCTTCGAGACGCTCAAGGTCCCGGCGGGCGTGATCCTCAACACCGCGATGTACGACCATGCGCCCGAGCTCGTGGAGGCGTTCGCGAAGCGGGGCGACGAGATGATCGGCCATGGCCATACCAACTCGCATCGGCAGGGCGCGCTCGCCGAGGACGAAGAGCGAGCACTGCTGGTGTCGTGCCGCGAGCGCATCGCGAAGGCTTCGGGGAAAGCGCCGCGCGGCTGGCTCTCGCCGTGGATCTCGGAGAGCGCCGTCACGCCCGACCTCCTCGCCGAGACGGGCTATCGCTACACGCTCAACTGGTGCCACGACGACCAGCCGTCGCGCTTCGCGACGCGCACCGGCGCCCTCTGGTCGATCCCCTACCCGCAGGAGCTGAACGACATCCCGATGATCATGGCCCGGCAGATGGACGCGCGGGACTTCTGCGACCTCATCGTGGACAACTTCGACGAGATGCTCGAGCAATCGACAGGACAACCCCTCGTGATGGGCATCGCCATGCACGCCTACATCCTCGGCCAGCCCTACCGGCTGCGCCACCTGCGCCGGGCCCTGCAGCACATTGCCGCCGCAAAGAACGCGTGGATCACCACGCCGGGCGCGATCCTCGATCACGTCGAGTCCCTGCCCGACGGGGTGGTCGCATGA